CCCGTCATTGGCTTCTCCATTTTGTTTGGGGTCGCCTACAGCACCATGGCTCGCTACAACGACATGTTGCAAATTTACTCTGACACATTGGTTCCAAATATGGATTTCATCGGAGAGATGCGCCAATCGCGGAATAAGTTTGGCTACCGAATTCTATTGGCCCTGGACAGTCAGGACCCTGAATTGCGCAAAAAAAGCATCAACTATGCAGCTGAAGGCGCTAAAGAGTTTGAAGACCACTATAATGAATATGCTGCAGCACCTTTTTTGCCAGGTGAAGACGCCATTCATAACCAGGCAAAGGAAAAAGTTCCTGAGTTTCTGAAAGTCATGCACACAATCCTGGAAAAGACGAAGTCAGGCACCCCAGAAGACCTTCAAGAGGCACGCACTTTATTAAGTGGCAAATTCAACGAACTTGGCGCTCCGATCACAAAATTCAACCGTGAAGTGTCTGATCTTTACATCAAAGAATCAGAAAGAATGGAAGCCGGCTCTGAACTATTGCAAAAAGACTCCCGAATCATTTTGATTACGACTGCATCAATCGCCATTGTACTTATTTTTGGTATGTTGTGCTTTATCGCGGCCCGTATGTCCGGTGCTGTGTCATCGATCGCGGCCCGTCTGTCCACTTCCAGCTCGAATGTAGCTTCTTCCGTCGAGCAGCTCAGCGAGGCCAGCAACAGTTTGTCCCAGTCTTCAACAGAAGCCGCGGCGTCCTTGGAAGAAACAGTTGCAGCCCTGGAAGAATTGACTTCCATGGTACAAATGAATTCTGATAATGCGAAACAAGCAGCCGGCTTATCAGCGTCTTCCCGTCAAGCGGCTGAAACCGGTGAAAATGACATTAAGCTTTTAATCACGGCGATGACTGAAATTTCCCGGTCTTCCAGAAAAATCGAAGAAATCATTTCGGTTATCGACGACATTGCATTTCAAACGAACTTGTTGGCTCTTAATGCTGCTGTGGAAGCCGCACGTGCTGGCGAACAAGGTAAAGGCTTTGCCGTTGTCGCGGAGGCGGTTCGCGCCTTGGCACAA
This is a stretch of genomic DNA from Bdellovibrio sp. GT3. It encodes these proteins:
- a CDS encoding HAMP domain-containing methyl-accepting chemotaxis protein translates to MKSQGFSGWFRGIKGRLLFAALIPVIGFSILFGVAYSTMARYNDMLQIYSDTLVPNMDFIGEMRQSRNKFGYRILLALDSQDPELRKKSINYAAEGAKEFEDHYNEYAAAPFLPGEDAIHNQAKEKVPEFLKVMHTILEKTKSGTPEDLQEARTLLSGKFNELGAPITKFNREVSDLYIKESERMEAGSELLQKDSRIILITTASIAIVLIFGMLCFIAARMSGAVSSIAARLSTSSSNVASSVEQLSEASNSLSQSSTEAAASLEETVAALEELTSMVQMNSDNAKQAAGLSASSRQAAETGENDIKLLITAMTEISRSSRKIEEIISVIDDIAFQTNLLALNAAVEAARAGEQGKGFAVVAEAVRALAQRSATSAKDISSLIKDSVSQIERGSEIADQSGTVLSNIVSSIKKVSDLNNEIAAASSEQTTGIQQISKAMNQLDQSSQSNAASSEEIAATGGEINGLAQTTQGLTVELNKLVLGIDASVA